The sequence TTGTGAGATTAAGCAGTGCTTTCACTGATGCTAAAAATGGTTTggatatatatattatcatattcattTCTTACTGTGACCGTCTGATCAGAAAAGTCAGTCAATTCTGTTGATCTTCTTATTGTCTTCCTTCTTGTTATGCGCAGAAGTGTGAGCATTAATGCTTTAACAGTTGCATCATCCATGTCATGCTGATCAGCCATCGTATTATTTTACTTGTTCTCTTGTGAATTCAGCTGCTGAGGAGTTGCGGTACCCAATGTTGTTGCGCCATAGAGGAATATACGAGCAGGACTTCTGACAACAGCTTCACAATTCATCTTTTCAGAAATCAAAAGCATTGCTGCTTCAGATACAACGACATGAGAATTGGCTTGTCTTGTGTGTCCAGATAGTTTCAGAAATCTCAGAGAAACTTCTGTTTCTGTTAGTTAGGTTTTATACATTCTCCTGACAGGAAGCAACTTGTCTTGGCACTTCAGTTGCAAAACTTGCAAACTGCCGAAAGCATTATATGGAAATAACGCAGTACGGTTTTGCTAGAACTGAATTGTTTCCTATACAATTGTTGTGTTTCAAATGGACATAAACTCAAAATTTGTGTACAAATGATTTTACACTTTCTAAAGAAAACTGATGGTTGCATAATTAAATTTAACATTGTTACATGCCACTCTTCTCTGATGAATTGTTTGGTCACTCGTATCGATAAAAATTTAACTGCTACATTATCGTTTAGTTTGAAATGAGATTATGACGTGTATGGGATTTGTGAGATAAAAATGTACACATAATTGGAAAGGAAGAGGTACGGAGGAGAGAGGGTCTACACATTACATACCATCAATTCCATTGACGCAAGACATCTAACCTCTTGATCAGTGAAATTTTGTGGGGCTACAAATTATGCCAAGTAGTCCAACCACACACAGACCGTTTGCAGTTTCTGCCCTGCACACATGCTGATCGATTGCTCTCGTAGCTTCACTTCATCCATACAAATATGCGATGAAGCTTCATGGCCAATTTTACGGTTTCAAGctgtaggaacgagaatgacgactagaggggggtgaataggtgcctcaacaaatttctttcgaaatagatagccttttcctatttctcacccaacgcacctcaaaacgctcaagcggaagcaaaagaattaaagagacaaagcaagaagactacttccatggcaacatgacttcacagatagaatatgaaccataggttccattcaggaccattccatatgtctttgtgcacaaaaactcgcaacttccaaagaaactagataagatggacaccggacaagCTTATCCTTCAaaatgatagtctagtggcaaggagactcaagacccgctcaaatacatgagtatgtgagtatttaagccactagcatcaagaaaaataaccctgcaaaggtgaaatattgcagctcaaagaaaaagatcaccgAGCAataaacctctccaagttgatgatctagaggcaagggtactcaagacccatgagcatacactagtatgtgagtttttaagcctctaacaacaagaagaatgatctcacaaggtgctgaaatttcagcctaaaaaccaaaacgaaaatcaaaaccgaaaatcgaaaaacttgcaaacttgcaagggaaccaatagagggaaactagaaggaggggaattcaagcatatgcaaaaatataaactaaattactcaaagaggtcagccctattttagacagattacaaagatttatctctcaaaactctcacctattacataggctaagcactcatcattctctcctctaaaatcctagctctaAGGCTTTCAAATtagtggcacaagggggctcaagtggctggttcaaagctctctctagccctacccctctatttatagcttaggaaacttgacccttaagtttcctagcttttccccaaaatacccctctcttgtagtgcactcctacctaccaccgagggcattttggtcctttttcttctccattcatcggacggtcgcggcgccttcacgacttagcttcgcctcgacgcaagcttcacgatggtgccacatactcatacagtcctcccatggttttgaggccaaatcgcgaaaccgcctgcacgcttctcaaagcatgactcaccgccttgcttacaccttaagcaagcgcttcgatgtcgacgcgtgtactccgtcatgcgatcctgaccgccggcaagtctctcccgctcccgatccctcgggctgccttgtcacttgcatcggcatcccattcgcttgactttgtcaacacgccgtctccatccgccttcaatgctttgcttgacctccacgtgttcagctaggatcacccttgactccgcccggcctccttgatcgtctggcaccaagcactctgcttggccccgatcattctgccgtcgaccgtcaagctgcaaccatcacctgcacaccatgagacaagcaaacacatatctccaactccaattccaattagtccataatcaatatgctaaaataAAGTCtcaaattaattcaaatcacatcaaaactcatgcaaaatcgaagatcatcaaaccaaataaatgataatgtcaatcactcataaaaaaaaaccaatacACAttacaacttggtttctcacaagCAAGACCTAGATTCTGCATATTTCCCTTTGCGGTTTCAAACAGGCCCTACTCGGTTTCAAACATGACCTTTTTTCTTCATCAGAAAGCATAAAAAAAGCACCGAATGGTCATATGTAGTGCTACAGCAGAAAGGTGAGGAGTCATGCCAAGACTGCGGACTGCCCCACGATCTTCTTACTATTAATTATGGCACAGTGACATCTCTAGGTCAGTGCTACAGTGCACCACCGTTGCTTTTGCTTGTTTGGTCAAACAAACGCAACTCGTCAGAGAATTCAGAAACCTGATGCACGCGAGTACTGAAGTACTAGCAGATGTTTATTTCATGTTTGGTGCTTTTTCAAAACAAAGTTAACAGGCTACAAAGTGACTTTCGTTCTAGGGATCAGATCAGATTTTGATCCTCTCTCATTGGCCATTTCATCTCACAAAGCAAGCATAACATTGGCCATGAGCAATCAGCTCCGTAGTACTACAATCATAGGATGCCTCATCAAGCAAATCATACCACAGAAACAGATTAACAATGGATCAAAAGCAAACCAATTAACTAACCACCATCATGAAGTTATGATCATCATTGGTTATTGATACCCCCAGGTTAGGTCAGTTCATACACACCTTCTCAGGTCAAAGAAAACCATGGTAAACACATCAAACTTGGATTTTCTTATACATTGcaattatatagaaataattaAACTAGTAACATCTCTAGTTCTCTACTAGGCAAGATACATCAGAATTCAGTGCTAATTGCAAATTTGCAGCCACTAAGTATCAGTGCTATTTTGGAGATCGGATAATGAGAAGGACCTGGGAGACCTGAAGGTCCCAAGGCCATTTCTGCTCGCCATGCCCATCTGCGTGTTCGCGTTGAGCCTAGGTGGAGGCAACGATAATGCCGGCGCATCCCTAACGTTCTTGCCGCGGTGCGGGAGGTGGTTGTACTCGTTGGAGTCGGAgtcatcctcctctccttcctccccctcGGCGACGGCGTGGTCGGGGGCGAGGAGCGGGGGCAGGTAGGTGGCCGTGGCGAGCGAGCTGCAGGAGGTTCGTCGGGACCAATTCGCCAGGATGCGGCGCCGCTTGTTGAAGGGGTTCTCCGGCTTGGCAAGCTCCTTGGCAGCCGCCATCGTCGATGTCGCCTCAGCAAGGCTGGTGAACGACTTGGACTTGCTGgagtagaagttggagaggccaCTCCTGATAACACCAAATTAAgcacgacggcgacggcgacccgATCGACAAGCTCTCCATCAGCACCTTGTTCATGGAGTTGGAAAGAAAACTCTGGTTGCGCATATATGCAGCAATGAAAAGGTTCGCTCCAGTTTTTCTTCAATTCTGAACTTAAATGGAGATGATTTTTTGGAGAATTCACAGCCAAAATCTCAAAATTGACAAGGCTTTGATTATAGTTGTTCTTTGTTCAAATGTGAGTAACAATGAATGGGCAAAGTTCCATTCATCCTTGACTCGTAAGAGTAAAGGAAGTAAGGTGATACTTGTAAGTAGGTTTCAAGTGTTAGGAAGATTTGCAACTGTGAAGCCAATTCTCCTCAACAGTCTTTCAGATGAAGAGTTCATCTACCTGTTCAAGACACTTGCGTTTGGAAGTGCAAACCCAGAGGTACACCCAGAGTTAGCATCCGTAGTTCAAGCATTTGTGACAAAATTGGGAGGGTAACCAATCGATGCACATATTATTGCAGATATGTTGAGGAAGAATGTTAACCTCCAATTCTGGCTTTGTATGTTGGAAATATGCAAGATGATGGTCCGTAGAAATTTCTACCAGTTTGGCGAGCACCCAAAAGTACATTTTGGGAGAGGACAAATGGTAGAAATTGTATTTtgcagctgctgctcctccACTCCAggtcttgttttttttttataaaagagagactttattaactcttatcgtTACATCAAACTGATACATGTGACATCCTCCTTCTCTCTAATCTGTTTCTCTCTCTGCCAAGTGAACCCCACATGTCAGACCCTCTCCTAATCTCCCGAATCCCCTTTTCCTTCTTTGAACCAGCTCCCGTTTTTGAAATCACATCGACCCCACGTGCAATCAAGGCTAATAAACATCAATTGATGCTGCAATTGGAAGCTGGCAACTGCGGATTGAAGAGAGACATCAATTTCGCGAAGGAATCAGGCTACAAACATGGAAATAGTCATGCATTTCCTCCCGCTGCTGCATTAACCCTAGCAGGCCCCCCGAGCTCCCCTCTCTAGGCTATAAAAGCCACATTGGACCCTCGGCCGAGTCTCCTTTTACTTCACCGTGCCCGCACCTCCAAATCCCGTCGGATTTCCCCCACCCGAGAGCACTTGCGCCACTGTCGAACTCTGTTGAGCCACCCTTGTTGTTGTCGTGCTACTCCACGCCGCCCCGACGCCATCCGAGCCTTCGCTCATGTTTGCCAGCCGCTCCTCCTCGTCTATGACCGCTCGCCATCAAATTTCACTGCCATAGCCGAGCTCGCATCGCCGCCGGACCTCCACTGAAGCAGCTCGTTGTCGTCGTGCGCCCTCAAGCTTCCCTGGCGTCTCGCGACCCTTCAAATGAACTCGACATCGACATCTGGTCAAGCTCCGCCATTCGCCGTCAACTCCCGAGCATCGATGCGTTGTTTTCGTGCTTCTCCAGCGAGCCTCCGTCGTGCCAGCCCGTTGTTGTCATTGTCTCGAGCCAGAGCCGAGGTAAGCTGCTCGTGATCGTCCGATTCGCAATCTACGGCGTAGATTAAATAAACCTTATTCATTTCAGTCTCACCTAGTTAGCAAGCCTCGTCAGCAGCCTCATCTGACGAGTAAGCCTAGTCAAACTGCCATGCAAGCAACCCTATCTGATGTAGCAGTCCAGTCAACCGTTGACATCATCATTGCGCAATAAATCCgtttttcctttagaaaaataattcacgaaaatagatttttttcgaaaaataggttttcagtTTAGAAAATTTtccagaaaatagaaaatagtttagataaatatttataaatgtttttagctctgtttttatttctgtaaatgttatttaatttttttctagtataaaaattattgcaaaaatattagaataaatgttttattttggaaaatggtttagaaaatatagatttcTGAAATTGttttaaaaatgttttctttgataaaataaatgttttaatatgtttttatgcatataaaattagttttattcttgaaaatgcaaataaattttataaaattgttttaatcagttttatgctataaaataattctaaatttttaaataaatgttttaggccttttaaaaattaggttttaATTGCATAAAAATAGTTTTGTCATTTTTAACCGTTTAAAATTCGTTTAGTCATTGTTTTCGCACTGTGTCTCTGATTTGGGCGATTCTTGCGCCCAAATCTTTTTAATATCATGCCCTAGCCAGCCTTATCGTTTGTTTGTTGTGTTCTTAGTGTTGCTTGTTTTGTTCAATGCTTATTCTTAGTGTTGCTTGTTTTGTACACGTGTAGAGAAGTTTGTCCTAGAAACGTTCGACAACATCTAAGATCAAGACTTTGGTGATTTTGAGCAATACTTTGgagaaggtaagtgtccttgaacatcttgcgcATATTTTAcaaagttttgttttacaaattgcatgctcgtCAAATATGATATCCTATGGTTAAGGTTTACTAGTTTCCCCCACTTTCCTTGTAGCCGTAGAATGGTTATCATGTTTTGGGTAGAAAATGCTTAGTGTGACTTACTCATGGGTAGCATAGGTAAATagtattttgattaataatgTGAACCATGATAATGAGTTTGATAAAAATGCTTAGACATGGAAAGTAGAGTCTGGGCAAGTTTGGCATGATGGTTGgcctgtggatgtgttccaggcaaGAATGTTGGCTTTGTCAGATATTGGTTATTTTCTTGTGCTGGATGATgacggtcttgcccagaccatattaaggaccggttcgtggagtgaccacctatgaaaatagtacaaccacaagcctggtttgggacaggcctagccgaGTAATTCGCTATCCACTCAACATGATGTAGATCATTTAGTGGTGCGGGGaaggaagggtgtacttcctggaaccgtaaggcgcaagagggggcttctggggtggagggtgtactccacttatgtatggCGATGAAACCTCAGCGGATAGACACGTGCTGAGAGAGGCATTGTAAAGGATTTGTAGTGGTTTCCTGGCcacacacctcggaagtgtgtaagtgttttgATCAACACAGGCATaatggaaatcatgacttgtgggtaaagtgtagaACCTCTGCGgagtgaaaactgatatatcacccgtgctcacggtcatgagcggcatgaactcatcacatgattagtcgggtggtttcGAATGGTTTGGATGGTCTTTGGTTGGTTCGGGTGGATCACAATGGTGGGAACTCTAATTAGACCTTGGTTTTGAGTAGAGGTGAATGGAACCTTAGATGAggagcaaggtggttggaaTCTTGACTCAAGTTTTAAAAGATCTTTTACAtagtaaatatgttgcttttAGAATTGTTGTACTACAAAAatggtatttatgcaaataaacccctgGGTTAATACATTTTTTGGGGGGCtgggtttaaataccccctTCCCCCTTTTCATCAgtgctgctgaaccaactcgagatAAAATACTACATAGCCTCTTTAGAGTCCACCCACTCCTCTAGTGTATTAACTCTAGTAAGGATTTGAGGGTTTGGGTTgaaaagtgagattgagtgctagtgagttTAAATCcgtcttttgagcacttgagttcttcgtCAAGCCGTCGACTcgtatttgttactcttggagctccgagctcctagacggttaggCATCACCCAAAGAGCACCCAGGCTTATGGAGTGTcgtgggaagtttgtgaaggtcatcctcgcctccaCAAGGGAAGAGGAAGGTTGAGTAAGCTCCGAGCTCAATCTTTGTTGTCTctcggtgaggataagggttgcaagagacccgactctttgtgagcacctcaacagagacataggattgttggatccgaacttcaggaaacaaatacTTGTCTTTCTCACTTTCTTGcatactttcttgttctagCTGATCTTTTGGGTGAGTTGCCCCAATCTACTtatttgtgagtttgtgaccgCATGTggttgttgaaaaaaaaactcatagaTCAATTGAAacatgtggtaactcatagactcaTCTAGATTTGCCTAAAAATTCATAGTCTTCAATTTCCTGTTACTACTgaagtatccgagttcacccggagtatctggatcctgtgcaacccagagtctccagattgatctggagtatccggactttgTAATCCGCtatgaagttttaaatttcaggaaacgcctattcatccccctctaggcgatatcACGTACATTCAGTTTGTCTAACAGTTAAGGAAATGAAAGCCATTGCATCAACCAATCCTCAAAACTAGCTTTGCTTTCGCTATAACTGCAATGTACATGCTTGCTATTTACTTGGAGTATAGAAACTTGTGAATGGATGACACAAGGCGTAGAGCAATTTTTGAGAAACTTCTTAAACTGCATTGACTCAAGATGGACCATGAAGATAACTCCAATATCTGTTGATTTAAACCTCACATTATAGTCTTCATCCAACCCCAATATCCTTAGGGACATCAGATCCACTGTTGGCTTCAGCTCAAGAAGGTTTCTCAGCTCAATAGTATTCCCAAGCATCCATCTAGTAATACCATCACCATTGGACGTTGGACGTCATCTTCCATATACAGACACTGAAGACTGCTAGAATGCATGATGAAGCTGAGACCAACATGGTGAGAAGGCATAATCAAGAATTGGCACTCGCCATGGAGAAAGGCATTGAAGTCAAATGCATCTGATGGTACATCTATAACCGCTAGGTTTTGCCTATCCCAATCAAACTCAAGGATGGCAATGTTTTCTCCAGCAACAAGCAAATGGAATTCCTAGTCAGGGAACTAGAACAAGTAGGAGAAAAAGCCATAACAATCAACATCTGCATTATTGAGAAGACATTGCCCCATGCCCTGGTCTCTGATGAGTAAACACAGGCAAAAAATTGTTCTCTATCTTCACCTACTAAGACCACATGGAATGGGTCCGACTGCAAACGCCATACACGTGACCTTGGTCGCTGGTAGCACAAACAACTCCCCCATCAACTACAAACAACATGTTGTCATCCAACGCTGAGGAAAGGCAACTGGACGCAGGTCGCTAGTGATGGGGTCCCAAGCCCACACCAAAAAATATTGCTCTTTCTAGCTACTGACAAGCACATGGCCATGGTGGCAGCCAAGAACTTTGCTACCCAGACCGACTCGCAAGAAGAAGTGTGTGACAGGGATGCAATCTGGTGGATCCAGCATTAAAGTGAAGCTGATGCTTCCAGAGAAATTGCAAAAGAAGCCAAGGAGATGGGGCTTCTGGTGTTAGGCGCGAAAGTCACAGAGTAAACGAGGGGTGGAGATGAGGCAGCGCCAACGCTTGCATACGAGGGAGGTGCGTGAGAGGGAGGACGACCGCGGTGGGAGGCGAATAGGATCTGGGCTAGGAGG is a genomic window of Phragmites australis chromosome 24, lpPhrAust1.1, whole genome shotgun sequence containing:
- the LOC133907224 gene encoding protein OXIDATIVE STRESS 3 LIKE 6-like, with amino-acid sequence MAELDQMSMSSSFEGSGLSNFYSSKSKSFTSLAEATSTMAAAKELAKPENPFNKRRRILANWSRRTSCSSLATATYLPPLLAPDHAVAEGEEGEEDDSDSNEYNHLPHRGKNVRDAPALSLPPPRLNANTQMGMASRNGLGTFRSPRSFSLSDLQNSTDT